In Ignavibacteria bacterium, one DNA window encodes the following:
- a CDS encoding endonuclease MutS2, which produces MLKSIEKLDLPKIFSHVKKYASTEVGANLIENDFIANSLAEAELYQTLTDEAKRYFELSSDLEILFLPDLTEQIVKSRIEGFILNAKDFLKINDLLRNSRIIKNTFSENNLNLENLRQLSEELIVDKLLEKRINDVIDDYGEIKDNAGPELRRIRAEIKQQSDYLRKVADKLLKTFAEKGLVQEELMTIRDGRIVIPVKTEYKRQVKGFIHSESATGLTTYIEPEETLELNNELLSLHFEEKREISRILHLLTTEVSKIATQLVESLKLIAKFDSIFAKAKYSIEVRGTKVNFSNDHSFELLECRHPLLIQTIGYQKTVPFNLKLDETIKCMVISGPNAGGKTVLMKAIGVISHLARYGYHVPMQADSTIPFFKNIQIDIGDEQSIDNDISTFGSHLKSIKEIYNSSNDESLVLLDEIGTGTDPSEGVSLAAGILKLLIEKGSFIIVTTHHSYLKLFAANHSNAINASMEFNAKNLEPTYKFIQGIPGSSYAFEISERLNFPDEIIHTSKSFREKNAAEIEQYISSLHQKLQVYSKLLEEVKAEKIQLDKLINEFNQKLNEVKATKSEIKQKALEEALTIVKSANSLIEKTVKSIKESKADSNVIHQYREQIKTVKNDIEAQIVESSIPIEAGSISVGDFVISKEKNIKGRVIEIDERKNFVQLLIGNLKVKTKLNTLVKINVEKELEITSKVFNLRNEIIPMRLDIRGQRTVDAEREVLNFIDNASVSGLILLEILHGKGDGILKNFVKEWLTKHPFVESFNPAPIEQGGDGITIVKLKE; this is translated from the coding sequence ATGCTAAAGAGTATTGAAAAATTAGATCTTCCTAAGATTTTTTCTCACGTAAAAAAGTATGCTTCCACTGAAGTTGGCGCAAATTTAATTGAAAATGATTTTATAGCGAATTCGTTAGCTGAAGCAGAACTATATCAAACCTTAACTGATGAAGCGAAAAGATACTTTGAATTATCTTCCGATCTTGAAATTCTATTTTTACCGGATTTAACAGAGCAAATTGTTAAATCGCGGATTGAGGGTTTTATACTAAATGCAAAGGACTTTTTAAAAATAAATGATCTGCTTCGTAATTCCCGCATAATAAAAAACACTTTTTCAGAGAATAATTTGAATCTCGAAAATCTTCGCCAGCTATCTGAAGAATTAATTGTCGATAAACTTCTCGAAAAAAGAATAAATGACGTAATCGATGATTATGGCGAAATAAAAGATAATGCAGGTCCGGAGCTAAGACGAATTCGCGCAGAAATCAAACAGCAAAGTGACTATTTGAGAAAAGTTGCTGATAAACTTTTAAAAACATTTGCTGAGAAAGGACTTGTTCAGGAAGAACTAATGACAATCCGTGATGGAAGAATTGTCATTCCGGTGAAAACTGAATACAAAAGACAAGTTAAAGGTTTTATACACTCTGAATCTGCAACTGGGTTGACTACATACATTGAACCGGAAGAAACTCTTGAACTGAACAATGAGCTTCTATCACTTCACTTTGAAGAGAAAAGAGAGATTTCGAGAATATTGCATTTATTGACTACCGAAGTAAGTAAGATTGCAACACAATTAGTCGAATCGCTCAAATTGATCGCAAAGTTTGATTCGATTTTTGCAAAGGCAAAATACTCCATCGAAGTACGCGGTACGAAAGTCAATTTTTCAAATGATCACTCATTTGAACTCCTTGAATGCCGACATCCGCTTCTAATTCAAACCATAGGTTACCAAAAAACAGTTCCGTTTAATCTTAAACTCGATGAGACAATAAAATGTATGGTCATTTCAGGTCCAAATGCAGGAGGGAAGACTGTTTTGATGAAAGCAATTGGCGTGATATCTCATCTTGCAAGATACGGTTACCATGTTCCCATGCAAGCTGATTCGACGATACCTTTTTTCAAAAATATCCAGATCGATATTGGTGATGAGCAATCAATTGATAATGACATCAGTACTTTCGGCTCGCATCTTAAGAGTATTAAAGAGATTTATAATTCGTCAAATGACGAATCACTTGTGCTATTGGATGAGATCGGTACCGGAACAGACCCAAGCGAAGGTGTTTCTCTCGCTGCGGGGATTTTAAAACTTTTGATCGAAAAAGGTTCTTTTATAATTGTTACTACACACCACAGCTACTTGAAATTATTTGCAGCAAATCATTCAAATGCGATTAATGCATCAATGGAGTTTAATGCAAAAAATCTCGAGCCAACTTATAAGTTCATACAAGGAATTCCGGGAAGCAGTTATGCATTTGAAATTTCAGAACGACTCAATTTTCCTGATGAAATAATTCATACCTCAAAAAGTTTCCGTGAGAAAAATGCTGCCGAAATTGAACAATACATTTCATCACTGCATCAAAAATTGCAAGTTTATTCTAAACTGCTTGAAGAAGTGAAGGCAGAGAAAATCCAACTAGATAAATTAATTAATGAATTCAATCAAAAACTAAATGAAGTTAAGGCAACTAAATCTGAAATAAAACAAAAAGCTTTGGAAGAGGCTCTTACAATAGTGAAGTCTGCAAATTCTCTTATCGAGAAAACAGTAAAATCAATCAAAGAATCGAAGGCAGATTCAAATGTAATCCATCAATATCGGGAGCAGATTAAAACCGTAAAAAATGATATTGAAGCACAAATAGTAGAATCATCAATTCCTATTGAAGCAGGTTCTATTTCAGTCGGCGATTTTGTTATCTCGAAGGAAAAAAATATTAAAGGGAGGGTTATTGAAATAGATGAGCGGAAAAATTTTGTTCAACTTTTAATTGGTAATCTTAAAGTAAAAACAAAATTAAATACGCTGGTTAAAATCAATGTTGAAAAGGAACTAGAAATAACATCTAAAGTATTCAACTTACGGAATGAAATTATTCCCATGAGACTCGACATTCGAGGACAACGAACAGTTGATGCGGAAAGAGAAGTGCTTAATTTTATTGACAATGCTTCCGTTTCAGGTCTAATACTACTTGAGATCCTGCATGGAAAGGGAGATGGTATTCTTAAAAATTTTGTAAAAGAATGGTTAACAAAACATCCTTTTGTTGAATCATTTAACCCAGCTCCAATAGAGCAAGGAGGAGATGGGATTACTATAGTGAAATTGAAAGAATAG